A region from the Chthoniobacterales bacterium genome encodes:
- a CDS encoding UvrB/UvrC motif-containing protein, with product MLCDSCKSNQASVFLTQIVDGKMQKLNLCEACSKKNGVTDPTGFALADLLLGLGAPQNIEVPTTTEITEGQCPTCGFTQADFKKTGRLGCSDCYETFADQLQPLLSGMHKGTRHVGKIPARQFREVELTNRLTDLRTTLQKSVLDEDYELAAKLRDEIRQIEQLPANQPLS from the coding sequence ATGCTCTGCGACTCCTGCAAATCCAATCAAGCGAGCGTTTTCCTCACGCAAATCGTCGATGGGAAAATGCAAAAGCTTAATTTGTGCGAGGCTTGCTCCAAGAAAAATGGCGTCACCGATCCGACAGGTTTTGCGCTGGCCGATTTGTTGCTGGGCTTGGGAGCGCCGCAAAATATTGAAGTCCCCACGACGACTGAAATCACCGAAGGCCAGTGCCCGACCTGCGGGTTTACTCAGGCAGACTTCAAGAAAACCGGCCGTCTCGGTTGCAGTGACTGCTATGAGACGTTTGCCGACCAGCTTCAACCGTTGCTCTCGGGAATGCACAAGGGAACGCGGCACGTAGGCAAGATTCCGGCGCGCCAGTTTCGTGAAGTCGAGCTAACCAATCGCCTGACGGATCTTCGCACGACGTTGCAAAAATCCGTTCTCGATGAGGATTACGAACTCGCCGCGAAGCTGCGGGATGAAATTCGTCAGATCGAGCAGCTTCCCGCCAACCAGCCACTCTCATGA
- a CDS encoding PEP-CTERM sorting domain-containing protein (PEP-CTERM proteins occur, often in large numbers, in the proteomes of bacteria that also encode an exosortase, a predicted intramembrane cysteine proteinase. The presence of a PEP-CTERM domain at a protein's C-terminus predicts cleavage within the sorting domain, followed by covalent anchoring to some some component of the (usually Gram-negative) cell surface. Many PEP-CTERM proteins exhibit an unusual sequence composition that includes large numbers of potential glycosylation sites. Expression of one such protein has been shown restore the ability of a bacterium to form floc, a type of biofilm.), whose translation MAKIILSCFAILVISITSLQAIVITGFGSTGESGASAFTVDTNNTNFNTSGQTAFTLPATGTDSNVLIGTFTPINITGNSTIQLTLAVSGTNPNSAFTVRLYSSDFSFRTYSGFLSSFGSSQTTVVLTPGSGTITGNTVVAFGFFGGGSGNSLNLTFDTITAVPEPSSYVLMIIGAMVLSRIAFKRRTQAEI comes from the coding sequence ATGGCAAAAATAATCCTAAGCTGTTTTGCGATTTTAGTAATTTCAATTACAAGCTTGCAAGCAATTGTAATTACAGGCTTTGGCTCAACCGGGGAGTCAGGTGCCTCCGCTTTTACTGTGGACACCAACAACACAAACTTTAATACCTCGGGCCAGACAGCTTTTACTTTGCCTGCAACTGGCACAGATTCTAATGTGCTAATTGGAACATTTACTCCCATCAACATTACAGGCAATAGCACAATTCAGTTGACCTTAGCTGTAAGTGGCACAAACCCTAATTCTGCATTTACAGTTCGACTTTATTCGTCAGATTTCAGCTTTAGAACATACAGTGGCTTCTTGAGCAGCTTTGGAAGTAGTCAGACGACCGTGGTCTTGACTCCTGGAAGTGGTACTATTACCGGGAATACGGTTGTAGCTTTTGGCTTCTTCGGGGGCGGATCGGGAAATTCTTTAAACCTAACATTTGATACGATCACAGCAGTTCCAGAACCGTCTTCTTATGTTTTGATGATTATAGGTGCTATGGTTTTGAGTAGAATTGCCTTTAAACGCAGAACGCAAGCTGAGATTTGA
- a CDS encoding glucosidase, with translation MTPEHRRLEEDQRREKNWKRWGPYLSERQWGTVREDYSETGEAWEYFPHDHARSRAYRWGEDGLLGFTDRECRLCFSLALWNGQDAILKERLYGLTGHQGNHGEDVKEHYYYLDSTPTHSYCKALYKYPQAAFPYDKLVAESARRSRLDPEYEIEDTGVFNESRYFDIFVEYAKDDPDDIYIRITAHNRGPEAAPLHLLPTLWFRNSWIWGCRHDGCSLKPSLWLEDGIVRTRHQLLEGFTFWAAKSNTGVAPEWLFTENETNSPLFFNSPSYTSYFKDAFHRRVVNGELGAVSPKQRGTKAAAWYQTVIPAGGEVTIDLRLAIQPRWHGAPSQEKRETVFGHRLAEADTFYRRNFWDGATPEEANVMRQSYAGLLWSKQFYHYVVEDWLDGDPTQPVPPEGRKLLRNHNWRHLFNRDIISMPDKWEYPWYAAWDLAFHMIPMAEIDPDFAKQQLLVFLREWYMHPNGALPAYEWNLSDVNPPVQAWAAWRVYKISAPEGQRDRDFLARTFQKLVMNFTWWINRKDDEGHNVFSGGFLGLDNVGVFDRSKPLPNGAKLQQADGTAWMGFYCGSMLSMAIELALERPVYEDMASKFFEHFIRICDAINGAQGNGLWDDEDGFYYDQMLSEHERQPLKVRSVVGWIPLLAVELIDRKTLDKLPGFAKRARWFLENRGDLSGSISYLENNTQPHDYLLLAMPTRDRLRRTLSYVFDEDEFLSPYGLRSLSKWHQKNPYTFAFDGGSSSVSYDPGESTTGLFGGNSNWRGPIWFPVNYLFIEALERYHRYYGDSFKIEYPTRSGKELTLGEIAKDISARLGSLFLRDASGKRPFDGPDWPFSHDPHFRDYALFHEYFHGDTGRGLGASHQTGWTALATRCLSDRIWQRHHQK, from the coding sequence ATGACTCCAGAACACCGCCGGCTCGAAGAAGATCAGCGGCGTGAAAAAAACTGGAAGCGCTGGGGCCCATATTTGTCCGAGCGGCAATGGGGCACGGTGCGCGAGGATTATTCGGAAACCGGCGAGGCGTGGGAATACTTTCCGCATGATCACGCCCGAAGTCGCGCCTACCGCTGGGGCGAGGATGGACTCCTCGGATTCACGGATCGTGAATGCCGCCTGTGTTTTTCGCTGGCTCTTTGGAATGGGCAGGATGCCATTCTGAAGGAGCGGCTCTACGGGCTCACCGGCCACCAGGGAAATCACGGCGAGGACGTGAAGGAACACTATTACTACCTCGATTCCACCCCGACTCATTCCTACTGCAAGGCGCTCTACAAATATCCGCAGGCGGCGTTTCCTTACGACAAACTGGTAGCTGAAAGTGCCCGGCGCTCGCGGCTCGATCCGGAATACGAAATCGAGGACACGGGTGTTTTCAATGAGAGCCGCTATTTCGATATCTTCGTCGAATACGCTAAGGATGACCCGGATGACATTTACATCCGCATCACAGCGCACAATCGAGGGCCTGAGGCGGCTCCCCTGCATTTGCTGCCAACTTTGTGGTTTCGCAATTCCTGGATCTGGGGCTGCCGTCATGACGGATGCAGTTTGAAGCCGTCGCTCTGGTTGGAGGACGGCATTGTGCGCACGCGTCACCAGTTGCTGGAGGGTTTTACTTTCTGGGCGGCGAAGTCGAACACGGGAGTTGCACCCGAATGGCTCTTCACAGAAAACGAGACGAATTCGCCGCTTTTTTTCAACTCCCCGAGCTACACATCCTATTTCAAGGACGCCTTTCATCGACGCGTAGTGAATGGCGAACTCGGTGCCGTTTCGCCCAAACAACGAGGCACGAAAGCCGCCGCGTGGTATCAAACCGTCATCCCAGCCGGAGGCGAAGTGACCATCGACCTGCGGCTCGCGATCCAGCCGCGCTGGCATGGAGCACCGAGCCAGGAAAAACGCGAAACGGTATTCGGTCATCGTCTGGCCGAGGCCGATACCTTTTATCGCCGCAACTTCTGGGACGGCGCCACGCCCGAGGAGGCGAACGTCATGCGCCAGAGCTACGCCGGACTTCTCTGGAGCAAACAATTTTACCATTACGTGGTCGAAGACTGGCTCGACGGGGATCCCACTCAGCCCGTGCCGCCTGAAGGCCGAAAACTCCTGCGCAACCACAACTGGCGTCACCTCTTTAACCGCGACATCATCTCCATGCCCGATAAATGGGAGTATCCCTGGTATGCGGCCTGGGATCTCGCTTTTCACATGATCCCAATGGCTGAAATCGATCCAGATTTTGCCAAGCAGCAACTGCTCGTCTTCCTGCGCGAGTGGTATATGCACCCCAATGGGGCGCTGCCCGCCTATGAGTGGAATCTCTCGGATGTAAATCCACCCGTCCAAGCTTGGGCCGCCTGGCGGGTTTACAAAATCTCTGCGCCGGAGGGTCAGCGCGATCGGGATTTTCTCGCGCGAACATTTCAAAAGCTCGTGATGAATTTCACCTGGTGGATCAACCGGAAGGATGACGAGGGTCACAATGTTTTCTCCGGCGGATTTCTGGGATTGGACAACGTGGGTGTTTTCGACCGATCCAAGCCACTGCCGAATGGAGCAAAATTGCAGCAGGCCGATGGCACCGCCTGGATGGGTTTCTACTGCGGCAGCATGCTCTCCATGGCAATCGAACTCGCCTTGGAGCGTCCAGTTTACGAGGACATGGCGTCGAAGTTTTTCGAGCACTTTATCCGCATTTGCGACGCCATCAACGGTGCCCAGGGCAATGGTCTCTGGGACGATGAGGACGGCTTTTACTATGATCAGATGTTGTCGGAACACGAGCGGCAGCCGCTGAAAGTGAGATCCGTCGTGGGCTGGATACCGTTGCTCGCGGTCGAACTCATTGACCGCAAAACCCTGGACAAACTCCCTGGGTTTGCCAAGCGCGCGCGTTGGTTTCTGGAAAACCGTGGCGACCTGTCGGGCAGTATCAGTTATCTGGAGAACAACACCCAGCCGCACGACTATCTGCTCCTCGCAATGCCCACGCGCGACCGCCTCCGGCGCACCTTGTCCTATGTTTTCGATGAGGACGAGTTTCTCTCCCCATACGGACTTAGATCGCTATCGAAGTGGCATCAAAAAAATCCCTACACCTTCGCTTTCGATGGCGGCAGCTCCAGCGTGAGCTACGATCCGGGTGAATCTACAACGGGCTTGTTCGGCGGAAATTCCAATTGGCGCGGGCCCATTTGGTTTCCGGTGAACTATCTCTTCATCGAAGCCTTGGAGCGCTACCATCGCTACTACGGCGACAGCTTCAAAATCGAATATCCCACCCGCTCTGGGAAAGAGCTGACGTTGGGTGAAATCGCCAAGGACATTTCCGCGCGTCTGGGGAGTCTGTTTCTGCGCGATGCATCCGGCAAACGGCCTTTCGACGGCCCGGACTGGCCATTTTCCCACGATCCTCATTTCCGCGACTATGCGCTGTTCCATGAATATTTTCATGGAGACACCGGTCGCGGCTTGGGTGCCAGTCATCAGACGGGTTGGACCGCACTCGCCACTCGCTGTCTTTCCGACCGAATCTGGCAGCGACATCACCAGAAATAG
- a CDS encoding protein arginine kinase, producing the protein MKINRLSKSGEWPSGDGANQSIVITSRVRLARNLARLPFPGWAKKAERVQTLDMIRPAVEALPVMKEATSIGLQDLTALEKQVLVERHIISREHAAKGVGSAVVINKKQTLAIMINEEDHLRMQSIRPGLQLKNVFKMIDSVDSELEATLDFAYSRDLGYLTACPTNVGTGMRASAMLHLPGLVLSEQINRVVQGVNKIGLAVRGLYGEGTEAMGNLFQISNQTTLGQKEEEIIGNLTKVIEKIIEHEENARAVLVEKRANTLLDQIGRAYGTLTFAYSMTSKEALNLLSIMRLGVDLGFFEADYCQPLDELFMETQPAHLQKSSQQKLTADERDNLRAEIIRGKLKDFSRPNLSRTDISKKKPDEHG; encoded by the coding sequence ATGAAAATCAATCGCCTTTCCAAATCTGGCGAATGGCCTTCCGGCGATGGCGCCAATCAGTCCATCGTTATCACGAGCCGGGTGCGACTCGCCCGCAATCTGGCCAGGCTGCCTTTTCCGGGATGGGCTAAAAAAGCGGAGCGCGTGCAGACATTGGACATGATTCGTCCTGCGGTCGAAGCATTGCCCGTGATGAAGGAGGCGACTTCCATTGGACTGCAAGACCTCACGGCCTTGGAAAAGCAAGTGCTCGTGGAGCGCCATATAATTTCCCGCGAACATGCCGCTAAAGGCGTAGGCAGCGCGGTGGTCATCAATAAGAAGCAGACGCTCGCCATCATGATCAATGAGGAGGATCACCTGCGTATGCAGTCGATTCGGCCCGGTCTGCAGCTCAAGAATGTGTTCAAGATGATCGACTCTGTGGACTCCGAACTAGAGGCCACGCTCGACTTCGCTTACAGCCGCGATCTAGGTTATCTCACCGCCTGCCCCACCAATGTTGGCACCGGAATGCGCGCCTCGGCAATGTTGCATCTCCCTGGTCTCGTTCTTAGCGAGCAGATCAATCGCGTGGTTCAGGGTGTGAATAAAATCGGACTTGCCGTCCGCGGACTTTACGGGGAAGGCACCGAAGCCATGGGCAATCTTTTCCAGATTAGCAACCAAACGACTCTCGGACAGAAGGAGGAAGAAATCATTGGCAACCTCACCAAAGTGATAGAAAAAATCATTGAGCACGAGGAAAATGCCCGCGCCGTTCTCGTGGAGAAACGCGCCAATACATTGCTAGATCAAATCGGGCGCGCATATGGCACGCTGACTTTTGCCTACTCCATGACGAGCAAAGAGGCGCTGAATCTCTTATCCATCATGCGCCTCGGAGTGGACTTGGGATTTTTTGAGGCAGACTACTGTCAGCCGCTCGATGAGCTGTTCATGGAAACGCAACCAGCCCATTTGCAGAAAAGCAGTCAGCAAAAATTAACCGCTGACGAGCGTGATAATCTGCGAGCCGAGATCATCCGGGGAAAATTGAAAGACTTTTCGCGGCCAAATTTAAGTCGCACGGATATCTCTAAAAAAAAGCCGGACGAGCACGGTTAG
- a CDS encoding secretin N-terminal domain-containing protein — MKKLILSFLFSPLILSGSLSAQNEVSGDVPPENVEPMATPISSVKKTDPNADPSMEDKISVNFPDTTLTQILLNYERLSGKRLIKDALLAGQNMSIVVAEPVSKREAISIIEATLLLNNYALIPFGENQMKIVSIQNGKNPRSEGVAIYTTPNSLPEGDQVVSYFMTFKYRDALQAAQELGQAFVPHPYGIIFPVPNAQAVIVTESTSVIRRLLELKELIDVPPARIISEFVPLIRADAERVAETITKMIDAQKNNASTSGSAPLANNGAPPPPNANGQLVQANNVGGGDESASNSLTAGQIQLTADTRTNRILVISRPSSFPYVKSLIQEFDRSVGLTEPLEVSLRYVKPSDILQVLADLLTEDEKDAAAGGTNAIQQPKTPANNQSRSTNNNSRSSSNSNSGSLTREDSLEDPETDIGPESRIVGKTRIIADNKAGKVLVIGPPESLQKVRGILGRLDHKPQQVYLSAVIGQLSITGNQQFGIDYLQSFLGGKGSGIGGTAITSSPASTATFTSPAALNAISKLPALNGLSLYGTVADNLSIYVRALESSNRFKVLSRPAIYASNNEKAVISSGRRIAVPTQSLTNNNLNSNNTASVVSNIDYEDVVLKIEIVPQINSDQEVTMKIAQVNDSVNGSQTVAGQTVPTIATQEIRTTVTVANKNVVVLGGLVTESTSDDRSKIPVLGDIPYLGALFRNTSKSKTRDELLVFIQPNVVSNNDEAQRESLGEEARSEVGVEGRTMAEGVPTPTPARLQRYGK; from the coding sequence ATGAAAAAACTGATTCTCTCTTTTCTATTCAGCCCGCTTATTTTGAGTGGCTCGCTTTCGGCGCAAAACGAAGTCTCTGGCGATGTGCCGCCGGAAAATGTCGAACCGATGGCCACTCCCATTTCTTCCGTGAAGAAGACCGATCCAAATGCCGATCCGAGCATGGAGGATAAAATTAGCGTTAATTTTCCCGATACGACTCTGACTCAAATCTTGCTCAACTACGAGCGGCTCAGTGGCAAACGTCTCATTAAAGACGCATTACTGGCGGGCCAAAACATGAGCATCGTCGTGGCGGAGCCGGTCAGCAAACGCGAGGCCATCTCCATTATCGAGGCCACGTTGTTGCTGAACAATTACGCCCTCATTCCCTTTGGCGAGAATCAGATGAAAATTGTTAGTATCCAGAATGGCAAAAATCCACGCAGCGAAGGCGTGGCCATCTATACGACACCCAATTCCTTGCCAGAAGGTGACCAAGTCGTGTCCTATTTCATGACCTTCAAATATCGCGACGCACTGCAAGCCGCGCAGGAACTTGGACAGGCATTTGTGCCGCATCCATATGGGATCATATTTCCGGTTCCAAATGCGCAGGCGGTGATCGTTACCGAGAGCACATCCGTCATCCGCCGCCTTCTGGAGTTAAAGGAACTCATCGATGTGCCTCCGGCGCGGATCATTTCTGAATTCGTCCCCTTGATCCGCGCCGATGCGGAGCGGGTCGCTGAAACGATCACCAAAATGATCGACGCACAGAAAAACAATGCCTCTACCTCGGGCAGCGCTCCTCTCGCCAATAATGGAGCTCCGCCTCCTCCGAATGCGAATGGTCAGTTGGTCCAAGCCAATAATGTTGGCGGTGGTGATGAATCGGCCTCGAACAGCCTCACGGCGGGGCAAATCCAACTCACGGCCGATACCCGCACCAATCGCATTCTAGTTATTTCCCGGCCGTCGAGTTTCCCGTATGTGAAAAGCCTGATTCAGGAATTTGACCGCTCGGTCGGGCTCACGGAGCCGCTCGAAGTCTCGCTGCGTTATGTGAAACCCAGTGACATTCTGCAAGTGCTTGCCGACCTCCTCACCGAGGATGAAAAAGACGCGGCCGCCGGTGGTACCAATGCCATTCAGCAGCCCAAGACGCCAGCGAACAATCAGAGCCGGTCCACCAATAACAACAGCCGCTCCAGCTCCAATAGCAACTCGGGATCGCTCACTCGTGAGGACTCGCTTGAGGATCCAGAAACTGACATCGGACCCGAGTCCCGCATCGTTGGAAAAACTCGCATCATCGCCGACAACAAAGCCGGGAAAGTCCTCGTCATTGGTCCGCCCGAAAGCCTCCAGAAAGTTCGCGGCATCCTCGGGCGACTCGACCACAAACCCCAGCAGGTCTATCTCTCGGCGGTCATCGGCCAGCTCAGCATTACAGGGAACCAACAGTTTGGCATCGACTACCTCCAGTCATTCCTCGGCGGTAAAGGCTCCGGAATTGGCGGCACCGCGATTACCTCGTCTCCCGCGAGCACGGCGACTTTCACGTCCCCGGCGGCTTTGAATGCGATTAGCAAACTTCCCGCCCTTAACGGCCTCAGCCTTTACGGCACCGTGGCCGACAACCTCAGCATCTACGTGCGTGCCTTGGAATCGAGCAATCGATTCAAAGTCCTCTCACGTCCGGCAATCTATGCGTCGAATAATGAAAAAGCCGTCATCTCCTCGGGGCGGCGCATTGCTGTTCCAACGCAATCGTTGACGAACAACAACCTGAACTCCAACAACACGGCCTCGGTTGTCTCCAATATTGATTACGAAGATGTCGTTTTGAAAATCGAGATCGTGCCGCAGATCAATTCCGACCAGGAAGTCACCATGAAGATCGCACAGGTGAACGACAGTGTGAATGGCAGCCAGACCGTCGCGGGTCAGACGGTGCCAACGATTGCCACTCAGGAAATTCGGACCACGGTCACTGTGGCGAATAAAAACGTCGTCGTCCTCGGCGGGCTCGTCACCGAATCCACCAGCGATGATCGGAGCAAGATTCCCGTCTTGGGCGACATTCCCTATCTCGGCGCGCTCTTCCGCAACACCAGCAAAAGCAAAACACGGGACGAACTCCTCGTTTTCATCCAGCCCAATGTGGTCTCAAACAACGACGAAGCCCAACGTGAAAGTCTGGGCGAGGAAGCTCGCAGCGAGGTGGGCGTCGAAGGCCGCACGATGGCTGAGGGCGTCCCCACTCCGACTCCGGCGCGGTTGCAGAGATATGGCAAATAG